A stretch of DNA from Patescibacteria group bacterium:
TAATGATTGCTCGTTTGCTCCGGGATTTCATCCTGATACTTGCTGGAATGAAGTGTCAAAAAGTTTTGCTTGCCCTGTGGGCTCTTTTGTTTATCTTTATGAAGCAGAAGGAATATGCAGTTTGCATGGGACCCTACACAAAATTGTGTATGAGTAGTAAAATATTAACAAATTTATTATTAATCCAAAAAACTATGTCAGACAAAAAACAATTAATAGTTAAAGAAAAAACAAATAAGCTTTTAGAAAAAGCATTAAAAATTTAAGAGAAAATTTGGATGAATTATCAATAGATAATTTCATAGGAAAAACGATTGAAACTTTAATGCATATTGAAAGAAATGAATATCTTAAAGAAATAAAAGATCCAAAAAAAGAAAAAGCAAACGGTCGTTATGGCAGAGCTATGAAAACTTTTTCAAAGAATTCATTATTTGTTTCAGTCCCAAGAACAAGATCTGGATTATTTTTTTCTGCAACATTAGAACTTTTAAAAATCAATAGAGAAAAAGTGGATCAAATAGCATTGTCATTATATAAAAAAGTAATGACCTCAAATGATATTAAAGAATTCTTAGACGAGATTTTTGAAAAAAATATGTCTCCCCTAAAAGTAAAATTAAGCAAACTATTTTTATTGATGAAATTCAATTTATTACAAGAAAGAATTACAAACATTATGGGGGCAATATTTGATTTATGGCGGTTATCCGAATGTCGCCTTGGTTTAAAATAATGATATTAAAAAAATATTATTAGAAGATATCGGCGCGTCTTATATCAAAAAAGATATTAGAGACGTTGGAATCAAAA
This window harbors:
- a CDS encoding transposase → MDELSIDNFIGKTIETLMHIERNEYLKEIKDPKKEKANGRYGRAMKTFSKNSLFVSVPRTRSGLFFSATLELLKINREKVDQIALSLYKKVMTSNDIKEFLDEIFEKNMSPLKVKLSKLFLLMKFNLLQERITNIMGAIFDLWRLSECRLGLK